Proteins encoded by one window of Dreissena polymorpha isolate Duluth1 chromosome 11, UMN_Dpol_1.0, whole genome shotgun sequence:
- the LOC127850950 gene encoding TBC1 domain family member 15-like isoform X4: MRRFRKQKEIGGTAILAASGSPTDSRLFIVQDQDPQALSMSFDELNLFQDTQGDLVTKFMKDPYTATMGGFSKVTNFLRDVLMQEDPKSPVEKIKDIIHEDIPGMEINTKEEPGYELVSKTKLPSRPEVKRGDPLTSQQWSKHMDKEGRIINIDEVKDQIFRGGIEHALRVDIWKFLLGTYEWDSTFASRVVTRKRKLDDYFRMKLQWTTIRVEQEKRFSTYRDRKTLIEKDVTRTDRTHKFFEGEGNPNLQVLNDILLTYCMYNFDLGYVQGMSDLLSPILVVMENEVDAFWCFAGFMERVCDNFQMSQEGMKTQLSQIHKLMQYTDPELCNYLESHDSGNFYFCFRWILILFKREFSFTDAMRLWEVIWTDRPCKNFHLLICLAILDTEKTTLMENKFGLTEILKHINDMSMAIHLEETLMKAEGIYLQLKNAKHLPDNVKEILGFPTSSPSSSGSAPSSGKTTPVNADIRASPIPSRSNTPVSVPLTTVGYGKGASARYQPVNTSENGQKSSSNGLSGDESIEILPDSSFSSFSNYS; this comes from the exons ATGAGGCGGTTCAGGAAACAAAAAGAAATTGGAGGAACAGCGATCCTCGCGGCATCTGG GTCGCCCACAGACAGCCGACTGTTCATTGTACAGGACCAGGATCCCCAGGCCCTCTCCATGTCCTTTGATGAGCTCAACCTGTTCCAGGACACGCAAGGCGATCTTGTCACG AAATTTATGAAAGATCCGTACACAGCGACCATGGGCGGTTTCTCAAAGGTCACGAACTTCCTCCGGGACGTGTTAATGCAGGAGGACCCGAAGTCCCCTGTTGAGAAGATCAAGGACATCATCCATGAGGACATTCCTGGCATGGAGATCAACACAAAGGAGGAGCCTGGATATGAACTCGTGTCAAAG ACGAAGCTTCCAAGCCGACCAGAAGTAAAGAGGGGCGACCCACTGACCTCCCAGCAGTGGTCCAAGCACATGGACAAGGAGGGGCGTATAATAAACATTGATGAAGTAAAGGATCAAATATTCAGAGGG GGTATTGAGCATGCCTTGCGTGTGGACATTTGGAAGTTTCTACTGGGCACATATGAATGGGATTCCACATTTGCAAGTAGAGTAGTAACCCGCAAAAGGAAATT AGACGACTATTTCCGCATGAAGTTGCAGTGGACAACCATCCGAGTAGAACAGGAGAAACGCTTCTCAACTTACAGGGATAGAAAGACACTGATTG AAAAAGATGTGACCCGCACAGACCGAACACACAAGTTCTTTGAAGGAGAAGGCAACCCAAATCTGCAGGTGTTGAATGATATCCTTCTGACCTACTGCATGTACAACTTTGATTTAG GGTATGTGCAGGGTATGAGTGACCTGCTGTCCCCTATACTGGTTGTCATGGAAAACGAGGTGGACGCATTCTGGTGCTTTGCTGGCTTCATGGAGCGTGTC TGTGATAATTTCCAAATGTCCCAAGAAGGGATGAAGACACAGCTGTCCCAGATTCACAAACTGATGCAATACACTGACCCGGAACTGTGCAATTACCTGG AGAGTCACGATTCGGGCAACTTCTACTTCTGTTTCCGCTGGATTCTGATCCTGTTCAAGCGAGAATTCTCCTTCACTGATGCAATGAGGCTCTGGGAG GTGATATGGACGGACCGGCCATGTAAGAATTTCCATCTGCTGATATGCCTGGCCATCTTGGACACGGAGAAGACCACTTTGATGGAGAACAAGTTCGGACTTACAGAGATATTAAAA CATATCAACGACATGAGCATGGCGATACACCTTGAGGAGACGTTAATGAAAGCTGAAGGAATATACTTGCAGTTAAAAAACGCAAAACATTTACCAGATAACGTGAAAGAAATCCTTGGCTTCCCAACTTCCTCTCCGTCCAGTTCTGGTTCCGCACCAAGTTCCGGAAAGACAACCCCGGTTAATGCTGATATTCGTGCTTCCCCGatcccttcaaggtcaaatacacCAGTCTCCGTTCCCCTGACAACAGTGGGCTATGGAAAAGGGGCCAGCGCTCGTTATCAACCAGTCAACACAAGTGAAAATGGACAGAAATCGTCGTCAAATGGCTTAAGTGGTGATGAAAGTATTGAAATTCTGCCGGACTCGAGTTTCAGTTCTTTCAGTAACTATAGTTGA
- the LOC127850950 gene encoding TBC1 domain family member 15-like isoform X3, translating into MRRFRKQKEIGGTAILAASGFTCVRSPTDSRLFIVQDQDPQALSMSFDELNLFQDTQGDLVTKFMKDPYTATMGGFSKVTNFLRDVLMQEDPKSPVEKIKDIIHEDIPGMEINTKEEPGYELVSKTKLPSRPEVKRGDPLTSQQWSKHMDKEGRIINIDEVKDQIFRGGIEHALRVDIWKFLLGTYEWDSTFASRVVTRKRKLDDYFRMKLQWTTIRVEQEKRFSTYRDRKTLIEKDVTRTDRTHKFFEGEGNPNLQVLNDILLTYCMYNFDLGYVQGMSDLLSPILVVMENEVDAFWCFAGFMERVCDNFQMSQEGMKTQLSQIHKLMQYTDPELCNYLESHDSGNFYFCFRWILILFKREFSFTDAMRLWEVIWTDRPCKNFHLLICLAILDTEKTTLMENKFGLTEILKHINDMSMAIHLEETLMKAEGIYLQLKNAKHLPDNVKEILGFPTSSPSSSGSAPSSGKTTPVNADIRASPIPSRSNTPVSVPLTTVGYGKGASARYQPVNTSENGQKSSSNGLSGDESIEILPDSSFSSFSNYS; encoded by the exons ATGAGGCGGTTCAGGAAACAAAAAGAAATTGGAGGAACAGCGATCCTCGCGGCATCTGG ATTTACATGTGTAAG GTCGCCCACAGACAGCCGACTGTTCATTGTACAGGACCAGGATCCCCAGGCCCTCTCCATGTCCTTTGATGAGCTCAACCTGTTCCAGGACACGCAAGGCGATCTTGTCACG AAATTTATGAAAGATCCGTACACAGCGACCATGGGCGGTTTCTCAAAGGTCACGAACTTCCTCCGGGACGTGTTAATGCAGGAGGACCCGAAGTCCCCTGTTGAGAAGATCAAGGACATCATCCATGAGGACATTCCTGGCATGGAGATCAACACAAAGGAGGAGCCTGGATATGAACTCGTGTCAAAG ACGAAGCTTCCAAGCCGACCAGAAGTAAAGAGGGGCGACCCACTGACCTCCCAGCAGTGGTCCAAGCACATGGACAAGGAGGGGCGTATAATAAACATTGATGAAGTAAAGGATCAAATATTCAGAGGG GGTATTGAGCATGCCTTGCGTGTGGACATTTGGAAGTTTCTACTGGGCACATATGAATGGGATTCCACATTTGCAAGTAGAGTAGTAACCCGCAAAAGGAAATT AGACGACTATTTCCGCATGAAGTTGCAGTGGACAACCATCCGAGTAGAACAGGAGAAACGCTTCTCAACTTACAGGGATAGAAAGACACTGATTG AAAAAGATGTGACCCGCACAGACCGAACACACAAGTTCTTTGAAGGAGAAGGCAACCCAAATCTGCAGGTGTTGAATGATATCCTTCTGACCTACTGCATGTACAACTTTGATTTAG GGTATGTGCAGGGTATGAGTGACCTGCTGTCCCCTATACTGGTTGTCATGGAAAACGAGGTGGACGCATTCTGGTGCTTTGCTGGCTTCATGGAGCGTGTC TGTGATAATTTCCAAATGTCCCAAGAAGGGATGAAGACACAGCTGTCCCAGATTCACAAACTGATGCAATACACTGACCCGGAACTGTGCAATTACCTGG AGAGTCACGATTCGGGCAACTTCTACTTCTGTTTCCGCTGGATTCTGATCCTGTTCAAGCGAGAATTCTCCTTCACTGATGCAATGAGGCTCTGGGAG GTGATATGGACGGACCGGCCATGTAAGAATTTCCATCTGCTGATATGCCTGGCCATCTTGGACACGGAGAAGACCACTTTGATGGAGAACAAGTTCGGACTTACAGAGATATTAAAA CATATCAACGACATGAGCATGGCGATACACCTTGAGGAGACGTTAATGAAAGCTGAAGGAATATACTTGCAGTTAAAAAACGCAAAACATTTACCAGATAACGTGAAAGAAATCCTTGGCTTCCCAACTTCCTCTCCGTCCAGTTCTGGTTCCGCACCAAGTTCCGGAAAGACAACCCCGGTTAATGCTGATATTCGTGCTTCCCCGatcccttcaaggtcaaatacacCAGTCTCCGTTCCCCTGACAACAGTGGGCTATGGAAAAGGGGCCAGCGCTCGTTATCAACCAGTCAACACAAGTGAAAATGGACAGAAATCGTCGTCAAATGGCTTAAGTGGTGATGAAAGTATTGAAATTCTGCCGGACTCGAGTTTCAGTTCTTTCAGTAACTATAGTTGA